A region of Bradyrhizobium sp. SZCCHNS1050 DNA encodes the following proteins:
- a CDS encoding glutamine amidotransferase-related protein gives MSDAIAIALVGEFTPSFLPHTATNDAIEHARLTLEGRITAEWISTVQLEAGAAEQLRRFNAIWIVPGSPYKSLLGAINAIRYARESGVPLLGTCGGCQHVVIEYSRNVMGFEDAAHAEYDPYASNLFITPLSCSLVGQTMEVKIEPGSLADAIYGGKNPREQYYCNFGLNPEHQQKLHDAGLRIIGTDASGEARILTIPAHRFFIATLYVPQLTSSITQPHPVILEFMRAAMESNR, from the coding sequence ATGTCCGACGCCATAGCGATTGCGCTTGTTGGCGAATTCACCCCTTCCTTCCTGCCTCACACCGCAACCAACGATGCGATTGAGCATGCTCGGCTGACGCTGGAGGGACGAATTACGGCGGAATGGATCTCAACCGTCCAGCTGGAGGCCGGGGCAGCCGAACAGCTTCGGCGTTTTAATGCGATCTGGATTGTTCCCGGGAGCCCATACAAGAGCCTTCTCGGAGCCATCAATGCAATTCGTTACGCGCGCGAGAGCGGCGTTCCCCTCTTGGGGACTTGCGGGGGCTGCCAGCACGTTGTGATCGAATACAGTCGCAATGTCATGGGCTTCGAAGACGCCGCGCACGCCGAATATGATCCCTACGCCTCCAACCTCTTCATCACACCATTATCGTGCTCGCTCGTGGGGCAGACGATGGAAGTCAAAATCGAGCCGGGCAGCCTCGCAGATGCGATCTACGGGGGGAAGAATCCACGCGAGCAGTACTACTGCAATTTCGGACTGAACCCGGAGCATCAGCAGAAGCTACATGACGCAGGATTGAGAATCATTGGCACGGACGCATCCGGCGAAGCGAGGATTCTGACTATCCCCGCGCATCGCTTCTTCATTGCTACTCTCTATGTACCTCAGCTGACTTCGAGCATCACCCAGCCTCACCCGGTGATCCTTGAGTTTATGAGGGCTGCGATGGAATCTAACCGATGA